A stretch of Sinimarinibacterium sp. NLF-5-8 DNA encodes these proteins:
- a CDS encoding STAS domain-containing protein, with amino-acid sequence MPDISPDQAVLGRGTLVLPADLGIEQVHDLRRILDDVLTQTTPVEIMAADVARIHAAALQLLAAFCRDRRQAGTMTRWSQPSTTLRQAVENLGLSPWIELP; translated from the coding sequence ATGCCGGATATTTCCCCCGATCAAGCTGTGCTTGGGCGTGGCACACTGGTGCTGCCTGCGGATCTGGGCATCGAGCAGGTGCATGATTTGCGGCGGATCCTCGATGATGTGCTGACTCAAACAACGCCGGTCGAAATCATGGCTGCCGATGTCGCTCGCATCCATGCCGCCGCATTGCAGTTGCTGGCCGCTTTTTGCCGCGATCGCCGTCAGGCGGGCACGATGACGCGCTGGTCGCAGCCTTCCACAACACTGCGTCAAGCTGTAGAAAATCTCGGGTTATCCCCGTGGATCGAATTACCCTAG
- a CDS encoding CheR family methyltransferase translates to MGRDSAVLDPSREFAYTLADFERVRSMIHRHAGIALADSKRDLVYSRLARRLRALDIETFRRYLDQLEQAPESDEWEHFTNALTTNLTSFFREAHHFDILRDQLRSLPPGKRILIWCCAASTGEEPYSIAMTACEAFGRLDPPVSILATDIATDVLDTAQRGVYAMERVESLSKERLKKFFLRGGGSNEGQVKVVDALKRLVTFRQLNLLEPHWGLKGPFSALFCRNIMIYFDKPTQAEILQRFVPLIADGGHLYMGHSETLSNPPGNIQSIGRTTYRKRSVVRS, encoded by the coding sequence ATGGGGCGTGATTCTGCGGTATTGGATCCCAGCCGTGAGTTCGCCTACACCCTTGCCGACTTTGAGCGTGTGCGAAGCATGATCCACCGCCATGCCGGGATTGCATTGGCCGACAGTAAACGTGATCTGGTCTACAGCCGTCTGGCACGACGCCTGAGGGCATTGGATATCGAGACATTCCGGCGCTATCTGGATCAACTGGAACAGGCGCCCGAATCCGATGAGTGGGAGCATTTCACCAATGCCCTGACGACGAATCTGACGTCTTTTTTTCGTGAGGCGCATCACTTTGACATTCTGCGTGACCAATTGCGTAGCCTGCCGCCGGGCAAACGGATTCTGATCTGGTGTTGTGCCGCGTCTACCGGGGAGGAGCCTTACAGCATTGCAATGACCGCCTGTGAAGCGTTTGGCAGGCTTGACCCGCCGGTGTCCATTTTGGCGACTGACATTGCCACGGATGTTCTGGACACCGCCCAGCGCGGCGTCTATGCCATGGAGCGCGTGGAGTCTTTGTCGAAAGAGCGGTTGAAGAAGTTTTTTCTTCGCGGCGGCGGCAGCAATGAAGGGCAAGTCAAGGTGGTGGATGCGCTCAAGCGGCTGGTCACGTTCCGCCAGCTTAATTTGCTGGAACCGCATTGGGGACTCAAAGGGCCGTTCAGTGCGTTGTTCTGCCGCAACATCATGATTTATTTTGATAAACCCACCCAGGCCGAGATCTTGCAGCGCTTTGTCCCGCTGATCGCCGATGGAGGTCATCTGTATATGGGGCATTCCGAAACCCTGTCGAACCCTCCTGGCAATATCCAGAGCATTGGCCGGACGACATATCGCAAGCGCAGCGTGGTGCGTTCATGA
- a CDS encoding response regulator: protein MSRILAVDDSNSMREMVAFTLKTAGFDVAEAADGVEALAMAQKEKFRLVLCDVNMPRMDGITLVKELRQLPDYKFTPLLMLTTEAGPEKKQEGRAAGATGWLVKPFNPEQLIATINKVIG from the coding sequence ATGAGCCGTATTCTTGCCGTAGACGATTCCAACTCCATGCGAGAGATGGTGGCGTTTACATTGAAAACTGCCGGGTTTGATGTCGCCGAGGCGGCAGATGGCGTTGAGGCGCTCGCCATGGCCCAGAAAGAAAAATTCAGACTGGTGCTGTGTGATGTGAACATGCCCCGAATGGACGGCATCACCTTGGTCAAGGAATTGCGTCAACTGCCGGATTACAAATTCACGCCGTTGCTGATGCTGACCACCGAAGCCGGCCCGGAAAAAAAGCAGGAGGGTCGTGCGGCCGGGGCAACTGGCTGGCTGGTCAAACCGTTCAATCCTGAGCAATTGATTGCCACCATCAACAAAGTGATTGGTTGA
- a CDS encoding methyl-accepting chemotaxis protein, protein MTEKAEKTSKKASVKRTRSTESARKAGGKAIAPAASASRDLRMPTIDTVLAVAEYTPDGELVNANEHYLTLLGWSLDEVQGRRHADLLDPSEADTHKMLWKALEQGEPAGGRHKYLGKGGREVWLQSSFGVLTDRNGKPTRIVEMAMDVTSEWIEVEAMRADLRVRKQIMDLTHIVSYADKKGDILEFNQKYMEISKFSPEELIGSPHSITRHPDMPKSAFKDLWNTIGHGKPWRGMIKNRAKDGTVYYVDTVVAPFIGKNGKPEKYLGARYEITEAELARQNMQGTMDALNRSMAVIDFDLDGRILSANANFLNVVGYSLDEVKGQHHSMFVDAQFRASPEYRQLWEKFKKGEFEAGQFKRIAKDGREVWLQASYNPICDELGRPVKVTKFATDITAQVHASRALQVAVEQTQEVVAAAKEGDLTQRIPLDGKDGSILDLCEGINALMDNMADVVGQIQTATEAINTAAREISTGNADLAARTEQQAASLEETASSMEELTSTVRQNADNARQANQLAIGAADVASKGGSVVGEVVTTMSAINESSKKIVDIISVIDGIAFQTNILALNAAVEAARAGEQGRGFAVVAAEVRSLAQRSAGAAKEIKTLIGDSVEKVGNGSKLVEQAGRTMEEIVTSVKRVTDIMAEISAASQEQSQGIEQVNQAITSMDEVTQQNAALVEEASAAARSLEEQAGNLSNSVSQFRLSDDQVLAAPARAPAYAAPTAARPAPRPAPRPAPRPAQAPRARPVAKSSGDDGQWTEF, encoded by the coding sequence ATGACTGAAAAAGCAGAAAAGACCAGCAAAAAAGCCTCGGTCAAACGAACCCGCAGCACAGAGTCGGCACGCAAGGCGGGCGGCAAGGCGATTGCACCTGCGGCTTCCGCCTCGCGCGACTTGCGGATGCCAACGATCGACACGGTGCTGGCTGTTGCCGAATACACCCCCGATGGCGAATTGGTCAATGCCAATGAACATTACCTGACGCTGCTGGGCTGGTCGCTGGATGAGGTGCAAGGCCGCCGTCATGCCGATCTGCTGGACCCGAGTGAAGCCGATACGCACAAGATGCTGTGGAAGGCGCTGGAGCAAGGTGAGCCTGCGGGGGGGCGTCATAAATATCTGGGCAAGGGTGGGCGCGAAGTTTGGCTCCAGTCCAGTTTTGGCGTGCTGACCGATCGCAATGGCAAGCCGACGCGCATCGTTGAGATGGCGATGGATGTCACCAGTGAATGGATAGAGGTCGAAGCGATGCGAGCCGATCTGCGGGTTCGCAAGCAGATCATGGATTTGACCCACATCGTTTCATATGCAGACAAAAAGGGCGATATTCTGGAGTTCAACCAGAAATACATGGAGATTTCTAAGTTTTCGCCCGAGGAGCTGATCGGGTCGCCACACAGCATTACCCGCCACCCGGATATGCCCAAGTCGGCGTTCAAGGATCTCTGGAATACCATCGGTCATGGCAAGCCCTGGCGCGGCATGATCAAAAACCGGGCCAAGGATGGGACGGTTTATTACGTCGATACCGTGGTGGCACCGTTTATTGGCAAAAACGGCAAGCCCGAAAAATACCTGGGCGCGCGCTATGAGATTACCGAAGCCGAACTGGCGCGGCAGAACATGCAGGGCACCATGGATGCCTTGAACCGGTCAATGGCGGTGATCGACTTTGATCTGGATGGGCGCATTCTCAGCGCCAATGCCAATTTTTTGAACGTTGTCGGTTACTCGCTGGACGAAGTCAAAGGACAGCATCACAGCATGTTTGTTGATGCACAGTTTCGTGCCAGTCCGGAGTATCGGCAGCTCTGGGAAAAGTTCAAAAAGGGTGAGTTTGAAGCCGGACAGTTCAAGCGGATCGCCAAAGATGGGCGAGAAGTCTGGTTGCAGGCCAGTTATAACCCGATTTGTGATGAACTGGGACGGCCAGTCAAAGTTACCAAGTTTGCCACCGATATCACCGCACAGGTTCATGCCAGCCGTGCCCTGCAGGTTGCAGTCGAGCAAACCCAGGAAGTGGTTGCTGCGGCCAAGGAGGGGGATCTGACCCAGCGGATTCCGCTGGATGGCAAGGACGGCTCCATCCTCGATCTGTGTGAAGGTATCAATGCGCTGATGGACAACATGGCCGATGTGGTCGGCCAGATCCAGACTGCGACCGAGGCGATCAATACCGCAGCACGCGAAATTTCCACCGGCAACGCTGATTTGGCCGCGCGCACCGAACAGCAAGCCGCGTCTTTGGAGGAAACGGCTTCATCAATGGAGGAGCTGACTTCCACGGTGCGTCAGAACGCCGACAATGCGCGCCAGGCCAATCAATTGGCGATTGGTGCGGCTGACGTGGCCAGCAAAGGGGGCAGCGTGGTTGGCGAAGTCGTGACCACGATGTCGGCAATCAATGAGTCCAGCAAAAAGATCGTGGACATCATCAGCGTCATCGACGGTATTGCATTCCAGACCAATATTCTGGCACTCAACGCTGCGGTTGAAGCCGCGCGCGCAGGTGAACAGGGGCGTGGTTTTGCGGTCGTCGCGGCCGAAGTTCGCAGCCTGGCGCAGCGTTCTGCGGGGGCGGCCAAGGAGATCAAGACCCTGATCGGCGATTCGGTCGAAAAAGTGGGCAACGGTTCCAAGCTGGTCGAGCAGGCCGGGCGCACGATGGAAGAAATCGTCACCAGTGTGAAGCGTGTGACCGACATCATGGCCGAGATCAGTGCCGCATCCCAGGAGCAGAGCCAGGGCATCGAGCAGGTCAATCAGGCGATTACGTCGATGGATGAGGTCACCCAGCAAAACGCCGCGTTGGTCGAAGAAGCCTCTGCCGCCGCGCGTTCGCTCGAAGAACAGGCCGGTAACCTCAGCAACTCGGTCAGCCAGTTCCGGCTCAGTGATGATCAGGTTCTGGCAGCACCGGCGCGCGCGCCGGCCTACGCTGCACCGACAGCTGCTCGACCCGCGCCGCGTCCGGCACCGCGTCCCGCACCACGGCCTGCACAAGCCCCGCGTGCACGGCCAGTGGCCAAGAGCAGCGGCGATGATGGTCAGTGGACCGAATTCTGA
- a CDS encoding chemotaxis protein CheW, whose translation MGLLPSMPNEFLTFTLGDEEYGVDILKVQEIRGYDTVTKVPNAPDFIKGVINLRGTIVPVVDLRLKFRLGRADYNEFTVMIILTVAGRVMGIVVDGVSDVLQLTPEQIRPAPEFGGAMNTKFITGIGTLDQRMLILIDIEKMMTSEDMALVDSGAQGVQ comes from the coding sequence ATGGGGTTGCTGCCCAGCATGCCCAACGAGTTTTTGACCTTTACACTGGGCGATGAGGAATATGGCGTGGATATCCTCAAGGTTCAGGAGATTCGCGGTTACGACACCGTTACCAAGGTGCCCAACGCCCCGGATTTCATCAAGGGCGTGATCAATCTGCGCGGAACCATTGTTCCGGTGGTTGATCTGCGCTTGAAGTTTCGGCTGGGCAGAGCCGATTACAACGAATTTACCGTGATGATCATCCTCACTGTGGCGGGTCGGGTGATGGGTATCGTGGTTGACGGTGTTTCGGATGTCCTGCAGCTGACCCCGGAACAAATTCGGCCTGCGCCTGAATTTGGCGGCGCAATGAACACCAAATTCATCACTGGCATCGGTACGCTCGATCAGCGCATGCTGATTTTGATCGACATTGAAAAAATGATGACCAGCGAGGACATGGCACTCGTTGATTCCGGCGCGCAAGGCGTGCAGTGA
- a CDS encoding chemotaxis protein CheW — translation MMIESQSQPIIRRDDNVSRWVCFYLNQQIYGLPILDVQEVLSQFDIEPVPGTDPQVLGVINLRGTVVTVLDLRRRLGAEVTEVNDTSRVIIIDHGAEHFGLLVDHVADVRKVVDGAIKPAPEMGLAAGSVKYRGIYNKDREMLTLLDAASLIEGASFVVAPGA, via the coding sequence ATGATGATTGAAAGTCAATCACAACCAATCATCCGCCGGGATGACAATGTTTCACGCTGGGTTTGTTTCTATCTGAACCAGCAAATTTATGGATTGCCGATTCTGGATGTCCAGGAAGTTCTGAGCCAGTTTGATATCGAGCCGGTTCCGGGAACCGATCCACAGGTGCTGGGCGTGATCAATCTGCGCGGAACCGTCGTCACGGTATTGGATCTGCGTCGTCGGCTGGGAGCCGAGGTTACCGAAGTCAACGATACTTCGCGGGTGATCATCATTGATCATGGCGCAGAGCACTTTGGCTTGCTGGTGGATCATGTTGCCGATGTTCGCAAGGTGGTTGATGGCGCCATCAAACCTGCCCCGGAAATGGGGCTGGCCGCAGGCAGTGTCAAGTATCGGGGCATCTACAACAAAGACCGAGAAATGTTGACGCTGCTGGATGCGGCATCGTTGATCGAAGGGGCAAGTTTTGTAGTGGCGCCCGGTGCCTGA
- the motD gene encoding flagellar motor protein MotD, whose product MARKHKHEEHANHEAWAIPYGDLVTLLLAFFVVMYAVSSINEGKYRVMAESMTTAFGGPPRSFKPVQIGDQPERGMQPDALFNTVSMRGFEQERSTVLPNTPSARLGGDDIEPSRDSIERVQGRRAEVELMAMSKAVQQAMQELIEQERLIVRRTDRGLEIEINTDILFASGAANISQTAVVILERLARVLAPFPNALQIEGHTDDRPIATLAFPSNWELSAARAATVVHLFMRSGVEPTRMTVVGLGEYHPAASNATTEGRNRNRRVVIVALARTQLMRSGVTQVDAPFGPHVDGVVRVPTPAIVEQGAVPEAGATSATSGVADDD is encoded by the coding sequence ATGGCCAGAAAGCACAAACATGAAGAACACGCCAATCATGAAGCGTGGGCGATTCCCTATGGCGATCTGGTGACACTGCTGCTGGCCTTTTTTGTGGTGATGTATGCCGTCTCATCGATCAACGAGGGCAAATACAGGGTGATGGCGGAGTCGATGACCACGGCATTTGGCGGCCCGCCGAGATCATTCAAGCCGGTTCAGATTGGGGATCAGCCCGAGCGTGGCATGCAGCCCGATGCCTTGTTCAATACCGTGTCGATGCGCGGTTTTGAACAGGAGCGCAGCACCGTGTTGCCGAATACGCCGAGCGCCCGATTGGGGGGAGATGACATTGAGCCCAGTCGCGACAGCATCGAGCGGGTACAAGGTCGGCGCGCCGAGGTCGAGCTGATGGCCATGTCCAAAGCGGTGCAGCAGGCCATGCAGGAGCTGATCGAGCAGGAGCGCCTGATCGTGCGCCGTACCGATCGCGGGCTTGAGATCGAGATCAACACCGATATTCTGTTTGCCAGTGGCGCGGCCAACATCAGCCAGACTGCCGTTGTGATTCTGGAACGTCTGGCTCGTGTGCTGGCGCCATTTCCCAACGCTTTGCAAATCGAAGGGCATACCGATGATCGGCCGATTGCGACCTTGGCGTTTCCTTCCAATTGGGAGTTGTCAGCCGCGCGCGCGGCGACGGTTGTGCACCTGTTCATGCGCAGCGGTGTCGAGCCGACACGGATGACGGTCGTCGGGCTGGGTGAATATCATCCGGCAGCCAGCAATGCCACGACTGAAGGGCGTAATCGCAATCGCCGTGTCGTCATCGTTGCCTTGGCGCGGACGCAGCTGATGCGCAGTGGTGTTACGCAAGTGGACGCTCCATTCGGGCCTCATGTGGATGGCGTGGTGCGCGTGCCAACGCCAGCCATAGTCGAGCAAGGAGCGGTGCCGGAAGCAGGGGCGACGTCTGCCACAAGTGGAGTTGCTGATGATGATTGA
- a CDS encoding chemotaxis protein CheA, whose product MMGDVDNEILSDFLIEAGELIQRLGGQLVELETRPQDHALLNDIFRAFHTVKGGAGFLELQPLVSLCHAAEDVFNALRSGKRQVDAALMDAVLQALDGVQEMMDAVAEGQPLPDAPETLIQTLHAMAANSEPATAVPVAAPEPEPVVETPAAASDASAVSQTISEDEFEALLDELHGTGKGPGATAQSGDTISEDEFETLLDELHGAGKGPSSVATSPATASGTISEDEFEALLDQLHGVGKGPGAAAVPQPTLAASPVAAPPPVAGASPPASAASRARAGSAEPARAVVTETTVRVDTAKLDALMNLVGELVLVRNRLKDLRARGAAAESMTRPIGELDFITRGLQNAVMQVRMQPVGKVFARFPKIARDVARGLGKQVEVTLVGEDTDLDKNLVEALADPLVHMVRNSVDHGIEMPDERVRKGKPAAGHLTLSARQQGDSILIEVRDDGAGIDATRVRSKAVEKGLISATEAAQMTPDDCLQLVFLPGFSTKEQVSDLSGRGVGMDVVMSKIRALGGSVRMESRLGQGSCVHIRVPLTLAILSALMVSAAGRRYALPLAPVLDVFELDPSEPELLDYWDVVLTRRDTLRLIYLDPWLARPRDGVRRHVVVAQVGEDRYGFVVGEVRGREEIVIKPLGASLRGVQGVSGATVLPDGRVALILDFSGLIEVWRRSALRARAEALNG is encoded by the coding sequence ATGATGGGCGACGTCGATAACGAGATCCTGAGCGACTTTTTGATCGAGGCCGGCGAGTTGATTCAGCGCCTCGGGGGGCAGCTCGTTGAACTCGAAACTCGACCGCAAGATCATGCGCTGCTCAATGACATCTTTCGCGCGTTTCACACGGTCAAGGGCGGTGCCGGGTTTCTGGAACTGCAACCACTGGTATCGCTGTGTCACGCGGCTGAAGATGTTTTCAACGCACTTCGGTCTGGCAAGCGTCAGGTAGACGCGGCATTGATGGACGCCGTGTTGCAGGCACTCGACGGTGTGCAGGAAATGATGGATGCGGTGGCTGAAGGTCAGCCGCTGCCTGATGCACCAGAAACATTGATTCAAACACTGCATGCCATGGCTGCGAACAGCGAACCGGCGACGGCAGTGCCGGTCGCGGCGCCGGAGCCAGAGCCAGTGGTTGAGACGCCTGCTGCGGCAAGCGATGCCTCTGCGGTTTCGCAAACCATCAGTGAGGATGAATTCGAAGCGCTGCTTGATGAGTTGCACGGAACGGGCAAGGGGCCGGGCGCTACAGCGCAATCGGGCGATACCATCAGTGAGGATGAATTTGAAACCTTGCTGGATGAGCTGCACGGTGCAGGCAAAGGGCCGAGCAGCGTGGCAACGTCCCCTGCAACAGCGTCCGGCACGATCAGTGAAGATGAGTTTGAAGCGTTGCTGGATCAGCTGCATGGCGTTGGCAAGGGGCCTGGCGCTGCCGCCGTACCTCAGCCAACGCTGGCAGCTTCTCCGGTTGCGGCCCCGCCTCCGGTTGCCGGAGCGTCGCCACCGGCATCGGCGGCCAGTCGTGCCAGGGCGGGTTCTGCCGAGCCCGCGCGCGCCGTCGTCACCGAAACCACGGTGCGCGTTGATACCGCCAAGCTGGATGCACTGATGAATCTGGTGGGTGAGCTGGTGCTGGTGCGTAATCGTCTCAAGGATCTGCGCGCGCGCGGGGCGGCTGCGGAGTCGATGACGCGACCGATTGGCGAGCTGGATTTCATCACGCGCGGGCTGCAAAACGCCGTCATGCAGGTTCGGATGCAGCCCGTGGGCAAGGTGTTTGCGCGTTTTCCAAAGATTGCCCGTGATGTGGCGCGTGGCTTGGGCAAGCAGGTCGAAGTCACCTTGGTCGGAGAGGACACCGATCTGGATAAAAACCTGGTTGAGGCGCTGGCGGATCCGCTGGTGCACATGGTACGCAACAGTGTTGATCACGGCATTGAAATGCCGGACGAGCGCGTGCGCAAAGGCAAGCCTGCCGCAGGGCATCTGACGCTGAGCGCGCGCCAGCAGGGCGACAGCATTCTGATCGAGGTGCGCGATGACGGCGCCGGTATTGACGCGACGCGGGTTCGCAGCAAGGCCGTGGAGAAAGGGCTGATCAGCGCCACCGAAGCGGCACAGATGACGCCGGATGATTGTCTGCAGCTGGTGTTCTTGCCCGGCTTTTCGACCAAGGAGCAGGTTTCCGATCTGTCCGGGCGCGGTGTCGGCATGGATGTGGTGATGTCAAAAATCCGTGCGCTGGGGGGCAGCGTTCGCATGGAATCCCGGCTGGGGCAAGGCAGTTGTGTGCATATCCGGGTGCCGTTGACGCTGGCGATTCTGTCAGCCCTGATGGTCAGCGCTGCGGGGCGCCGCTATGCCTTGCCGCTGGCGCCGGTGCTGGATGTGTTCGAGCTGGATCCGAGCGAGCCGGAACTGCTGGATTACTGGGATGTGGTGCTCACACGGCGCGACACTTTGCGGCTGATCTATCTTGATCCATGGCTGGCGCGCCCGCGCGATGGCGTGCGCCGGCATGTGGTGGTGGCGCAGGTGGGAGAAGATCGCTACGGCTTTGTCGTTGGCGAGGTTCGGGGGCGTGAAGAAATTGTCATCAAGCCTCTGGGCGCATCGCTGCGCGGGGTTCAGGGCGTTTCGGGGGCCACGGTGCTGCCGGATGGTCGGGTGGCCTTGATTCTGGATTTTTCAGGTTTGATCGAAGTCTGGCGGCGATCGGCGCTGCGCGCGCGTGCGGAGGCACTCAATGGATAA
- a CDS encoding flagellar motor protein, whose amino-acid sequence MDKLSVIGVVLALFALIVGSILKGAGVASLVNSAAFTIVVIGTTASILLHTPPVTFKHGMRIVKWAFKPPLQDPAALIARIVEWSGVARKQGLLALESVVQSEEDPFLKKGLQMLVDGTEPEMIRNILEVELQTSEHFDQQGAKVFEGMGIYAPTLGIIGAVLGLIAVMKNLADPSKLGPGIAAAFTATIYGIGLANLFFLPIANKLKAVIADQVRMREMMIEGLIAISQGENPRNIEVKLQGFVH is encoded by the coding sequence ATGGATAAACTCTCGGTCATTGGCGTGGTGCTGGCACTGTTCGCACTGATCGTCGGCAGCATTCTGAAGGGTGCGGGCGTTGCTTCGCTGGTCAATTCAGCCGCGTTTACGATCGTCGTGATCGGAACCACGGCCTCGATTCTGTTGCATACCCCGCCGGTGACGTTCAAGCATGGGATGCGCATCGTCAAATGGGCATTCAAGCCGCCGCTGCAGGATCCGGCGGCGCTGATCGCGCGCATCGTCGAGTGGAGCGGGGTGGCGCGCAAGCAGGGGCTGCTGGCGCTCGAAAGTGTGGTGCAGAGCGAGGAAGATCCATTCCTCAAGAAAGGCTTGCAGATGTTGGTGGATGGCACCGAGCCCGAGATGATTCGCAATATCCTGGAGGTTGAACTGCAAACCAGCGAGCACTTTGACCAACAGGGGGCCAAGGTGTTCGAGGGGATGGGGATCTATGCGCCGACACTGGGCATCATCGGCGCCGTGCTGGGGCTGATTGCCGTGATGAAGAATCTGGCCGATCCCAGCAAGCTGGGGCCGGGTATTGCAGCGGCATTCACGGCCACGATTTACGGCATTGGTCTGGCCAATCTGTTCTTTTTACCGATTGCCAACAAGCTCAAGGCTGTGATTGCGGATCAGGTGCGAATGCGCGAGATGATGATCGAGGGGCTGATTGCGATCTCCCAAGGCGAAAACCCGCGCAATATCGAAGTCAAGCTGCAAGGCTTTGTTCACTGA
- a CDS encoding chemotaxis protein CheW, whose translation MATIDLAQFHQTFFEESFEGLDTMEATLLSLDLDAADAEAINTIFRAAHSIKGGAGTFGFSAISSFTHGLETLLDRVRSGQHVLSQSDVDLLLRAVDTTRAMLRAAGSGDVIDVETVAQTQAAIDRVLNDSASAQATQPEVVAAPSGHWKIRFAPYASLFASGNDPVRILRELQTLGRSHVQCDLQRLPAWSALQPEQCYLAWEIELEGDCTEAEIFEVFAWVEDESDLRIEALAATDSPTPPAAAVETPLASAVPDEPPAAVHKPVSAAVAPAASRRSLSESSTIRVGTAKIDALINLVGELVITQAMLQQTAASLDPVQHERLIQGLALLDRNTRELQEAVMSTRMMPVESVFNRFPRMVRDVAAKLGKQVHLQTVGESTELDKGVIERIADPLTHLVRNSLDHGLETAEQRIAAGKDPSGTITLKAAHQGGHIVIEVMDDGRGLNRQKILDKAQQRGIEVPANPADADVWQLIFAPGFSTAEQITDVSGRGVGMDVVKKNIQALSGQIEIASAQGQGMRVIIRLPLTLAILDGMSVRVGEDIFIVPLNCIVESLQPQPGQVRTMTGDVRVVKVRDEYLAVVSLQQLFNIRADTSEPHEGILVLLEAEGRKVAVQVDELVGQQQVVIKSLEANYRRVGGISGATILGDGRVALILDAAELVRGHAARARAAS comes from the coding sequence ATGGCCACGATCGATCTTGCGCAGTTTCATCAAACCTTCTTCGAAGAAAGTTTCGAAGGCCTGGATACGATGGAAGCGACGCTGTTGAGTCTGGATCTCGACGCTGCGGATGCCGAGGCGATCAACACCATTTTTCGTGCAGCACACTCCATCAAGGGCGGAGCAGGCACTTTTGGTTTCAGTGCCATTTCCAGTTTTACCCATGGACTCGAAACCCTGCTGGATCGTGTGCGCAGCGGTCAGCATGTCTTGAGTCAGAGCGATGTCGATCTGCTGCTGCGCGCGGTCGATACCACGCGCGCCATGCTGCGCGCGGCCGGCAGCGGGGATGTCATCGACGTTGAAACCGTTGCCCAGACACAGGCGGCCATTGATCGGGTGCTGAATGATTCGGCAAGTGCGCAGGCCACACAGCCCGAAGTGGTGGCAGCGCCAAGTGGCCATTGGAAGATTCGTTTTGCGCCGTATGCGAGTCTGTTTGCCAGCGGCAATGACCCGGTCAGAATCTTGCGTGAGTTGCAGACGCTGGGGCGCTCGCATGTTCAGTGTGATCTTCAGCGGCTGCCGGCATGGTCGGCATTACAGCCTGAGCAATGTTATCTGGCCTGGGAAATCGAGCTTGAGGGAGACTGCACCGAAGCCGAGATTTTTGAGGTTTTTGCCTGGGTTGAGGATGAGTCCGATTTACGGATCGAGGCTCTTGCCGCGACAGACTCGCCGACGCCGCCAGCCGCCGCGGTCGAGACGCCCCTTGCGAGTGCCGTGCCGGATGAGCCTCCCGCAGCGGTACATAAACCGGTCAGCGCAGCTGTGGCGCCGGCGGCGTCGCGGCGCAGCCTGAGCGAAAGCTCGACGATCCGTGTCGGCACCGCCAAGATCGATGCACTGATCAATCTGGTGGGTGAGCTGGTCATTACACAGGCGATGTTGCAGCAGACGGCGGCATCGCTGGATCCGGTGCAGCATGAACGACTGATTCAGGGGCTGGCGCTGCTGGATCGCAATACCCGTGAACTGCAAGAGGCCGTGATGTCCACCCGGATGATGCCGGTGGAGTCGGTGTTCAACCGCTTTCCCCGCATGGTGCGGGATGTGGCGGCCAAGCTGGGCAAGCAGGTTCACCTGCAAACCGTTGGCGAGAGCACAGAGCTGGACAAGGGCGTGATCGAACGCATTGCAGATCCGTTGACGCATCTGGTACGCAATTCACTCGACCATGGTCTGGAAACAGCAGAACAGCGCATCGCTGCGGGCAAAGATCCCAGCGGTACGATTACGCTCAAGGCAGCACACCAGGGAGGGCATATCGTCATCGAGGTCATGGATGACGGGCGCGGACTGAATCGCCAGAAGATTCTCGACAAGGCGCAGCAGCGCGGCATTGAGGTGCCGGCCAACCCTGCCGATGCCGATGTCTGGCAGCTGATTTTTGCGCCGGGGTTTTCCACCGCCGAGCAGATCACCGATGTTTCCGGGCGTGGCGTCGGCATGGATGTGGTGAAGAAGAATATCCAGGCCTTGAGTGGCCAGATCGAGATTGCGTCTGCGCAGGGGCAGGGCATGCGCGTCATCATCCGTCTGCCGCTGACGTTGGCGATTCTCGATGGGATGTCGGTGCGGGTGGGCGAGGATATTTTCATCGTTCCGCTGAATTGCATCGTCGAATCCCTGCAGCCACAGCCGGGGCAGGTTCGCACGATGACCGGTGATGTGCGGGTGGTGAAGGTTCGGGATGAATATCTGGCGGTTGTCTCGCTGCAACAGCTTTTCAATATCCGCGCCGATACCAGTGAGCCGCATGAAGGAATTCTGGTTCTGCTCGAGGCCGAAGGCCGCAAAGTGGCGGTGCAAGTCGATGAGCTGGTCGGACAGCAGCAGGTGGTGATCAAATCGCTTGAAGCCAATTACCGACGGGTTGGCGGTATTTCGGGCGCCACCATTCTCGGCGATGGCCGGGTGGCGTTGATTTTGGACGCGGCTGAGCTGGTGCGAGGCCATGCGGCGCGCGCGCGCGCTGCGTCATGA